The following proteins come from a genomic window of Neptunomonas concharum:
- the pqqE gene encoding pyrroloquinoline quinone biosynthesis protein PqqE, protein MSGSCQQPGYRPQTPSHGQPLWLLAELTYKCPLQCPYCANPKDFADFSTELTTDEWLRVFEEGRKLGAVQLGFSGGEPLVRQDLITLISEARKMGYYTNLITSGVGLNEHKVASFREAGLDHIQVSFQASDESVNNMLAGSEKAFQQKLKMAREVKAQGYPMVLNFVTHRHNIDRIDRIIELCVELEADYVELATCQYYGWAFENREQLMPSRAQLERAERITNEYREKLAAQGHPIKLIFVTPDYYEERPKPCMNGWGQVFLTVTPDGQALPCHSARMLPIEFPNVRQHALDHIWNESFGFNHFRGYDWMQEPCRSCDEKEKDFGGCRCQAYMLTGDACNADPVCSKSEHHGLIVAAREEAEAPTDKPLLFRNERNSRVFCKS, encoded by the coding sequence ATGAGCGGTAGCTGCCAACAACCGGGCTATCGGCCGCAAACCCCTTCTCATGGGCAACCCCTATGGTTGTTAGCGGAACTCACGTATAAGTGCCCGCTACAGTGTCCGTATTGTGCTAACCCAAAGGACTTTGCCGACTTCAGCACAGAGCTAACCACTGATGAGTGGTTGAGAGTATTTGAAGAGGGGCGAAAGCTCGGCGCAGTGCAGCTAGGCTTTTCTGGTGGTGAGCCTTTGGTCAGACAGGACTTAATCACCCTGATTAGTGAAGCACGCAAAATGGGGTACTACACAAACCTGATTACCTCTGGTGTCGGCTTAAATGAGCACAAAGTAGCCTCTTTTCGTGAGGCGGGGCTGGATCATATTCAGGTCAGTTTTCAGGCCAGCGACGAAAGTGTCAATAACATGTTGGCAGGTTCAGAGAAGGCGTTTCAGCAAAAGTTAAAAATGGCCAGAGAGGTTAAAGCGCAAGGCTATCCGATGGTGCTGAACTTTGTTACGCATCGACATAACATCGACCGGATTGATCGAATTATCGAGCTGTGTGTGGAGCTGGAGGCCGATTATGTAGAATTAGCGACCTGCCAGTATTATGGTTGGGCCTTTGAAAACAGAGAGCAGCTAATGCCTTCCCGTGCGCAACTAGAGCGGGCAGAGCGGATCACCAATGAATATCGAGAAAAGTTAGCAGCGCAAGGTCACCCCATCAAGTTGATATTCGTCACCCCTGACTATTATGAAGAGCGCCCTAAGCCGTGTATGAACGGCTGGGGACAAGTCTTCCTGACGGTGACTCCCGATGGTCAAGCGCTGCCTTGTCATAGCGCTCGAATGTTGCCCATTGAGTTTCCTAATGTGAGGCAGCACGCTTTGGATCATATTTGGAACGAGTCCTTCGGTTTTAATCATTTTCGTGGTTATGACTGGATGCAAGAGCCTTGTCGTTCCTGCGATGAGAAAGAGAAAGATTTTGGCGGCTGCCGCTGTCAGGCGTATATGTTGACCGGCGATGCCTGCAATGCAGACCCTGTTTGTAGTAAATCTGAGCACCACGGGTTGATCGTAGCCGCTCGCGAAGAGGCGGAAGCGCCTACTGATAAACCGCTTCTATTTCGCAACGAGCGTAATTCTCGTGTGTTCTGTAAAAGCTGA
- the pqqD gene encoding pyrroloquinoline quinone biosynthesis peptide chaperone PqqD gives MIAHDMVPALEKMFRFQWEEAQQSYVLLYPEGMVKLNGPAGEILALVDGHRCVSDIISHLDQQYPDAGGVEADVIAFMEDAIVQRWIRSSV, from the coding sequence ATGATTGCTCACGATATGGTGCCTGCGCTGGAGAAAATGTTCCGTTTTCAGTGGGAAGAAGCGCAGCAAAGCTACGTGCTTTTATATCCAGAAGGGATGGTGAAGCTCAATGGTCCTGCGGGCGAAATTCTCGCCTTAGTTGATGGGCACAGATGCGTTTCCGATATCATTTCTCACCTAGATCAGCAGTACCCGGATGCGGGCGGTGTTGAAGCCGACGTTATCGCCTTTATGGAAGATGCGATTGTCCAGCGTTGGATTCGGAGTAGTGTATGA
- a CDS encoding alpha/beta hydrolase family protein, producing the protein MCSVKAETAAAPLSALTAVSGMKEYAQLAVGAEGDLYWVEYRPDLGGRNLLVRHQSGFSQTLTPEGFSVASRVHEYGGLSWCLIGVDSWVFVNQSDQQLYLQSLNHLSPAPLTNLIDVRYGAPVHDRYHHRVLVVEEDHRGDDVINRLVAINLQNGHRHVLHEGEDFYSAPVLSASGKRCLCVTWNHPYQPWIATKLLSLWFDDGGNVEQAAWLLGEHDDQSIIHPSFDSTGRVIAISDESGWWNLCRFNEEEHTWEPLWSVQADCATAPWQLGGKPYQIVGEDIFIARLHRGAMALLRIHQGEPVQAYAAEYTHFRGWSADSGHLYMVVASPTCLPKIVSIDIATGAIAEIAPSAMAISPISEPQYLTFPVAGEEAYGYFYPANTHDSQPSPVVFFLHGGPTACSYPVLNPRIQYWTQQGFAVLDLNYRGSSGYGRAYRMKLHKAWGQVEVDDALAALAYLIERRLVDPDSAFIRGSSAGGFTALMALAFGDQFAAGASLYGVTDPLVLAKGTHKFESHYLSWLMGDPETERENYHARAPIHHVERINKPVIFFQGGQDKVVLPEQTERLVKALQEKQADVECYIYDDEAHGFRDASNLADALEKELKFYRKIISSSS; encoded by the coding sequence GTGTGTTCTGTAAAAGCTGAGACTGCCGCTGCGCCTCTCAGTGCTTTAACCGCTGTTTCGGGTATGAAAGAGTATGCTCAATTGGCAGTTGGCGCTGAGGGTGATCTTTATTGGGTAGAGTATCGCCCTGACCTTGGTGGACGGAATCTCTTGGTGCGTCACCAATCGGGTTTTTCTCAAACATTGACCCCAGAAGGTTTTAGCGTGGCTAGCCGGGTGCATGAGTATGGTGGCTTAAGCTGGTGTCTAATCGGTGTCGACTCATGGGTATTTGTCAATCAATCTGATCAGCAGTTATACCTTCAATCCCTCAATCATTTAAGCCCTGCGCCACTGACTAACCTTATTGATGTTCGCTATGGTGCGCCGGTACATGATCGGTACCATCATCGTGTGTTGGTAGTGGAAGAGGATCATCGCGGTGATGATGTGATTAATCGTTTGGTAGCAATTAATCTGCAAAACGGTCATCGGCACGTGCTGCATGAGGGTGAAGATTTCTACAGTGCGCCAGTTCTATCGGCGTCAGGTAAGCGGTGCCTTTGTGTCACTTGGAATCATCCCTATCAGCCATGGATAGCAACGAAGCTATTGAGTTTGTGGTTTGATGATGGTGGTAATGTAGAGCAAGCGGCATGGCTCTTGGGTGAGCATGATGATCAATCCATTATCCACCCAAGTTTTGATTCGACCGGTAGGGTTATAGCAATCTCTGACGAATCTGGATGGTGGAATTTATGCCGGTTCAATGAAGAAGAGCACACTTGGGAGCCTCTGTGGTCCGTTCAAGCGGATTGCGCGACAGCACCTTGGCAGTTGGGTGGGAAGCCTTATCAGATTGTGGGTGAGGATATTTTCATCGCAAGACTGCATCGAGGGGCAATGGCGCTTTTACGTATACATCAGGGAGAGCCTGTACAAGCGTATGCTGCCGAGTACACGCACTTTCGGGGGTGGAGTGCGGATAGTGGCCATCTCTATATGGTTGTTGCTTCCCCAACCTGTCTACCTAAGATCGTCTCTATTGATATTGCGACAGGCGCTATTGCAGAGATTGCTCCTTCTGCGATGGCAATCTCGCCTATCAGTGAGCCACAGTATTTAACCTTTCCGGTAGCAGGTGAGGAAGCATATGGCTATTTTTATCCTGCTAACACTCACGATAGTCAACCATCACCGGTTGTGTTTTTCTTGCATGGTGGGCCAACCGCCTGTAGCTATCCTGTTTTGAATCCACGTATTCAGTATTGGACGCAACAGGGTTTTGCTGTGCTGGATTTAAATTACCGAGGTAGTAGCGGTTACGGTCGAGCCTATCGTATGAAGCTCCATAAAGCGTGGGGGCAGGTGGAGGTAGACGATGCGTTGGCTGCACTGGCGTATCTGATTGAGCGGCGCTTGGTCGATCCTGACAGCGCGTTTATACGAGGTAGCAGTGCGGGTGGATTTACGGCTTTGATGGCTTTGGCTTTTGGAGATCAGTTTGCAGCAGGGGCAAGCCTTTATGGGGTAACTGACCCGCTGGTTTTAGCAAAAGGAACTCATAAGTTTGAATCCCATTATCTTAGCTGGCTTATGGGTGATCCTGAAACAGAGCGTGAGAACTATCACGCGCGGGCCCCTATCCATCATGTAGAGCGTATCAATAAGCCTGTTATCTTCTTTCAGGGTGGGCAGGATAAAGTGGTGCTGCCTGAGCAGACCGAGCGCCTTGTAAAGGCGCTACAGGAGAAACAGGCGGATGTTGAATGTTATATCTAT